The genomic stretch GTGGCCACCGCCACCTCGTGGCCGGCCGCCCGCTGCATGCGCACGAGATCGGCCACCTGGACCTCGATCCCCCCGAGTCGCGGCAGGTAACAGTCACTCACGTGAAAGATCCGCACCCCTCCCAGACTAATCTGGGCGTGTGCCTCCACGTACCGCTGTGTTCTTCCATGCCCACCCCGACGACGAGGCCCTGCTGACGGCAGGCACCATGGCGATGCTCGCGGCCGAGGGGCACCGCGTGGTGCTCGTGGTGGCCACCGCGGGCGAGCGCGGCCTGGCCGAGATGGAGCCGGGCGAGGAGCTGGGCGAGACCAGGATGAAGGAGCTCTACACGTCGGCCGCGGTGCTGGGCTGCGCCCGCGTCGAGTGCCTCGGCTACGGCGACTCGGGGCTGAGCCCCAAGGGCGGCAGCGCGGACGAGCGGCCCGACAACGCCTTCATCGACGCCGACAGCGAAGAGGCGGCCAAGGCGCTGGCCGCGATCCTCCAGGAGGAGCGGGCCGACCTGCTGGCGATCTACGACCCGGCCGGCGGCTACGGGCATCCCGACCACGTGCAGGTCCACCGGGTGGGCAAGCGGGCCGCGCAGATCGCCGGCACGGAGATCGTGCTGGAGGCGACGGTCAACCGGGATCCGCTGGTGCGGCTGCTGAAGCTGGCGAGCCGGTTCTACACGTTCCCGCCCGAGTTCGACGTGCGCACGTTCGAGAGCGCGTACTCGCCGGGCGAGTCCATCACCCATCGCGTCAACGTCAGGAAATACACGAAACAGAAGCGGGCTTCCATGGCCGCGCACGCCTCCCAGGCCAGCGGCGGCGACAGCGACCGCACGCTCGCCGTCCTGCTGAAGGTCCCGCGCCCGCTCTACCGCTTCGTCTTCGGCACCGAGTGGTACGTTCGCCGCGGCCTTCCCGAGGGGACCCGGCTGCGACATCCTTTCGAGCAGTGGCCCAAGTAATACTTCCGGACGAAGAGACCGCCCGCCGTGACCCGGCAGACTGGACTCCGATGAAGAACAAGTGGCTGCAGATCGCCCTGTCCGTGCTGTCGCTCGGACTGGCCGTGCTGCTCGTGGTCTATTTGCCGCAGATCGTGCGCGCCCTCACCGGCAAGCCGGTCTCCTGGGCGGAGATCGGCGCCGTCTTCGGCACGCTCACCGCGGGCGAGATCGCGCTGATGACCGCGCTGTGGCTGCTCAGCCTGTTGTCCTACACGTTCGTGCTGACCAACTCGCTGCCCGGGCTCAGCAACCTGCAGGGCCTGACGCTCAACGCGGCCGGCAGCGCGGTGAGCAACCTGCTGCCGTTCGGCGGGGCGGTGGGGGTGGCGCTGTCGTTCGCGATGACCAGGGGCTGGGGTTTC from Nonomuraea polychroma encodes the following:
- a CDS encoding PIG-L deacetylase family protein codes for the protein MPPRTAVFFHAHPDDEALLTAGTMAMLAAEGHRVVLVVATAGERGLAEMEPGEELGETRMKELYTSAAVLGCARVECLGYGDSGLSPKGGSADERPDNAFIDADSEEAAKALAAILQEERADLLAIYDPAGGYGHPDHVQVHRVGKRAAQIAGTEIVLEATVNRDPLVRLLKLASRFYTFPPEFDVRTFESAYSPGESITHRVNVRKYTKQKRASMAAHASQASGGDSDRTLAVLLKVPRPLYRFVFGTEWYVRRGLPEGTRLRHPFEQWPK